A portion of the Anoxybacillus gonensis genome contains these proteins:
- a CDS encoding sodium:solute symporter family protein, which translates to MDTQFLVSLSIIIASFALYIGIAIYNKAKETSDFYVAGRGISPFSNGMAIAADWMSAASFIGMAGTIMLLGYDGLAYIMGWTGGYLLLTFLLAPQLRKYGRYTVPEFIGDRYESHTARMIAALCTIIISFVYSIGQLSGSGVVIGRLLEVDAKVGTMIGVVLIAFYAAFGGMKGITWTQVAQYVILIIAYLIPVVFMSLQLTGNPIPWLSYGKIVGEFQQLDQQLGISQYTDPFLKGSKWQFLALMFTLMAGTAGLPHVIVRFYTVSTMKAARWSGAWALLFIGLLYLSAPAYAAFSRFILIKNVVGQKISELPAWTEKWINTGKLQIADANGDGILQWQEMVISNDIVVMATPEIANLGMFVIGLVAAGAMAAALSTAGGLMIAISSSFAHDIYYRILRPNASEQNRLLVARISIVAATLLAGLVALNPPGVITQIVAWAFAIAASTFFPALVLGVWWKRSNAAGAIAGMLVGLVVSLGYILAAKYGGFSVAGIVDTGAGIFGAVAAIAANVVVSLMTKEPSQSVQEEVYDLRYPEQMTYKDGQVWMR; encoded by the coding sequence ATGGATACACAATTTCTCGTGTCTTTATCCATTATTATTGCATCATTTGCGTTATATATCGGGATTGCAATTTACAATAAGGCGAAAGAAACGTCTGATTTCTACGTAGCAGGTCGCGGCATTTCTCCGTTTTCAAACGGAATGGCGATCGCAGCGGACTGGATGAGTGCGGCATCCTTTATCGGTATGGCCGGTACGATTATGTTGTTAGGATACGACGGTCTTGCATATATTATGGGCTGGACGGGTGGTTATTTGTTGCTTACGTTTTTACTCGCTCCACAGCTTCGCAAATATGGTCGCTATACGGTGCCAGAGTTTATCGGCGACCGTTATGAAAGTCATACGGCTCGCATGATTGCTGCTCTTTGTACAATTATTATTTCGTTCGTTTATTCAATCGGGCAGCTTTCTGGTTCGGGCGTTGTTATTGGGCGTTTGCTTGAAGTGGACGCAAAAGTCGGTACGATGATTGGTGTTGTATTAATTGCGTTTTATGCTGCGTTTGGCGGAATGAAAGGAATTACATGGACGCAAGTAGCGCAATACGTCATTTTAATTATCGCTTACTTAATTCCGGTCGTTTTCATGTCGCTTCAGTTGACAGGAAACCCAATTCCTTGGCTTTCTTACGGAAAAATTGTTGGCGAGTTTCAACAGCTTGATCAACAGTTAGGCATTTCGCAATATACGGATCCGTTTTTAAAAGGTAGCAAATGGCAGTTTCTTGCACTTATGTTTACGTTAATGGCTGGAACGGCAGGACTTCCGCATGTCATCGTTCGCTTTTATACGGTATCAACGATGAAAGCGGCACGTTGGTCGGGAGCATGGGCGCTTTTATTTATCGGGTTACTTTATTTATCAGCGCCTGCGTATGCTGCATTTTCGCGCTTCATCCTCATTAAAAATGTCGTCGGTCAAAAAATTAGCGAATTGCCAGCTTGGACAGAAAAGTGGATTAACACAGGAAAATTACAAATTGCGGATGCAAACGGCGACGGTATTTTACAATGGCAAGAGATGGTCATTAGCAACGACATCGTCGTAATGGCGACGCCAGAAATTGCAAATCTCGGTATGTTCGTTATCGGTTTAGTCGCAGCTGGAGCGATGGCGGCAGCGTTATCGACAGCGGGTGGTTTAATGATTGCTATTTCGTCATCGTTTGCGCATGACATTTACTATCGTATTTTACGTCCGAACGCATCAGAGCAAAATCGTTTGCTTGTTGCGCGCATTTCGATCGTTGCTGCAACATTGTTAGCTGGTTTAGTCGCATTAAATCCACCGGGTGTAATTACGCAAATTGTTGCGTGGGCGTTTGCGATTGCGGCAAGTACGTTCTTCCCAGCGCTTGTGCTTGGGGTATGGTGGAAACGCTCAAATGCGGCTGGTGCCATTGCAGGTATGCTTGTCGGGTTAGTCGTTTCGTTAGGCTACATTTTAGCAGCGAAATACGGTGGCTTTTCCGTTGCAGGAATTGTTGATACAGGGGCAGGAATTTTTGGAGCAGTCGCCGCGATTGCAGCGAACGTCGTCGTTTCATTGATGACGAAAGAGCCTTCGCAATCTGTGCAAGAAGAAGTATATGACCTCCGTTATCCAGAACAAATGACATACAAAGACGGTCAAGTGTGGATGAGATAA
- a CDS encoding DUF294 nucleotidyltransferase-like domain-containing protein has product MHPLFQGLPQREIEQLIAECEQKTFDKDDLILGKNERRKGLVLLLDGVAEVYVEHEGYDEVLEVVQKGGIIGFSSLAHFLGVSKNEGKEELVAVRAAERCEVLVMPFSVLTRLWDDPNVHDYLLAQACIRLKDVYVSLAEQVKQARKFGDSTSFVVPVQDLMVRNVVTLPPTATVQEAAKKMAATHISSIVVTNEQKLCGILTETDLVERVLGQSLPYDTPIERVMTKHVATISRFAYYYDALAMMIERGVKHLPVVDDGKVEGIVTFSDLMRKKNESMMRTIQQIDHADEQTLSKMKIAIYELLATMLRDQVPIAQCLNTITKLYDRLVYRCLSLAIEQVGDPPSRFAFYQMGSSGRREQFLLTDQDHFLVYESEEHASYFATLGEAIVRVMEKAGYERCKGKMMASENAWRGSLETWKDRLREWMIHATNDNLLLAQNFFSYRFVYGDIDLHRAFEQQIREQLHRAKIFFFRLVEMEKQNEIPTLDRPIRSIFGLERKTIDMKKEVLFPYHHSIQILGLIHGIVSGTPFERIEKLKEKQVLSPAFAKDVQKAAENVLAIYIRHKWNHYQANKQSSSVLSFATMTTREKDELMLSLKTLKQLQAQLFSHF; this is encoded by the coding sequence ATGCATCCATTATTTCAGGGGTTGCCACAACGTGAAATCGAACAGCTTATCGCTGAATGTGAACAAAAGACGTTTGACAAAGACGATCTCATTTTAGGGAAAAATGAGCGGCGCAAAGGGCTTGTTTTGTTGCTTGATGGGGTGGCGGAAGTATACGTTGAGCATGAAGGGTATGACGAAGTGCTTGAAGTCGTACAAAAAGGTGGGATTATCGGGTTTTCAAGCTTAGCCCATTTTTTAGGTGTATCGAAAAACGAAGGAAAAGAAGAGCTCGTTGCTGTGCGGGCGGCGGAACGATGCGAAGTGCTTGTCATGCCGTTTTCTGTGTTAACGCGGTTATGGGATGATCCGAATGTCCATGACTATTTGCTTGCGCAGGCGTGCATCCGTTTAAAAGACGTATATGTGTCGCTTGCTGAACAAGTCAAACAAGCGCGAAAATTTGGCGATTCTACATCATTTGTCGTTCCTGTGCAAGATTTAATGGTACGTAATGTCGTCACTTTACCACCAACGGCAACAGTACAAGAAGCCGCGAAAAAAATGGCGGCGACTCATATTAGTTCGATCGTTGTGACGAATGAACAAAAGTTGTGTGGTATTTTAACGGAAACGGATCTTGTCGAACGAGTGCTTGGACAGTCTCTTCCGTATGACACACCTATTGAACGAGTGATGACAAAACATGTCGCGACGATTTCACGATTCGCGTATTATTACGATGCGCTTGCTATGATGATTGAGCGAGGAGTGAAACATTTACCTGTTGTCGACGACGGAAAAGTAGAAGGGATTGTGACGTTTTCAGATTTAATGCGAAAGAAAAATGAAAGCATGATGCGCACGATTCAACAAATTGATCATGCGGATGAACAGACGTTATCCAAAATGAAAATAGCGATTTACGAGTTGTTGGCGACGATGTTGCGCGATCAAGTGCCGATTGCTCAATGTTTAAATACGATTACGAAACTGTACGATCGACTCGTCTACCGTTGTTTATCGTTAGCGATCGAACAAGTAGGAGATCCTCCGAGCCGTTTTGCTTTTTATCAAATGGGATCAAGCGGACGGAGGGAACAGTTTTTACTAACCGATCAAGATCATTTTCTTGTATATGAAAGCGAGGAGCACGCTTCATATTTTGCAACGCTTGGAGAGGCGATTGTGCGTGTCATGGAGAAAGCAGGATATGAGCGATGCAAAGGGAAGATGATGGCGAGCGAAAATGCATGGCGTGGTTCGCTTGAAACGTGGAAAGATCGATTGCGCGAGTGGATGATTCATGCGACAAATGACAACTTGTTGTTGGCGCAAAACTTTTTCTCGTATCGATTTGTATATGGCGATATCGACTTGCATCGTGCATTTGAACAACAAATTCGTGAGCAATTACATCGTGCAAAAATTTTCTTTTTTCGGCTTGTTGAGATGGAAAAGCAAAATGAAATTCCGACGCTTGATCGCCCAATTCGCTCTATTTTCGGGCTTGAGCGAAAAACAATCGATATGAAAAAAGAAGTGTTATTTCCGTACCATCATAGCATACAAATTTTAGGGCTCATTCATGGGATCGTATCTGGCACACCGTTTGAGCGAATTGAGAAGCTAAAAGAAAAGCAAGTATTGTCTCCTGCATTTGCGAAAGATGTGCAAAAAGCGGCTGAAAACGTGCTAGCTATTTACATTCGCCATAAATGGAATCATTATCAAGCGAATAAACAATCGTCGTCTGTCTTATCGTTTGCAACGATGACGACAAGAGAAAAAGATGAACTCATGTTAAGTTTAAAAACGTTAAAGCAACTGCAGGCGCAATTATTTTCTCATTTTTAG
- a CDS encoding PolC-type DNA polymerase III: MFFLRKAIDYKLNDHIPLSTPIDDIIFTVFDTETTGFDVATTDRLIEIGAVQVKGTTVMEDETFHTYVNPNRDIPPVIVELTNITEEKVKHAPTAIEALQHFFRFVEQKQSVCFVGHYISFDLFVMKHELRREKMKFRKPTFIDTLDLIGFIAPSYDMRDLERYAQAFGTRMYERHSAIGDALTTAYLFVELLEQFRMRGYRKWGELLRATDSQMRSISF; the protein is encoded by the coding sequence GTGTTTTTTTTACGAAAGGCGATTGACTACAAGTTAAACGATCATATCCCGTTGTCGACGCCGATTGATGATATTATTTTTACGGTATTTGATACAGAAACGACCGGATTTGATGTAGCGACAACAGATCGGTTAATCGAAATCGGCGCGGTGCAAGTGAAGGGGACGACGGTGATGGAAGATGAAACGTTTCATACGTATGTAAATCCGAATCGCGATATCCCACCTGTTATTGTTGAATTGACAAACATTACAGAAGAAAAAGTGAAACATGCGCCGACGGCAATTGAAGCATTGCAACATTTTTTTCGATTTGTTGAACAAAAACAAAGCGTCTGCTTTGTCGGTCATTACATTTCGTTTGATTTGTTTGTGATGAAACACGAATTGCGCCGCGAAAAAATGAAATTTCGCAAACCGACGTTTATCGATACGCTTGATTTAATTGGTTTTATTGCACCGTCATATGATATGCGCGATTTAGAGCGATATGCGCAAGCGTTTGGTACACGCATGTATGAACGCCATTCCGCCATCGGCGATGCGCTCACGACAGCGTATTTATTCGTTGAGCTATTAGAACAATTTCGCATGCGCGGCTATCGAAAGTGGGGAGAATTGCTGCGCGCCACAGATAGCCAAATGCGCTCCATATCTTTTTAA
- a CDS encoding fatty acid--CoA ligase family protein has protein sequence MNLVSRLQQIATQKPDKQAYMFEQTSATYGELNGAIMKFASGLAKLGVNKGDHVALLLGNSPYFIVSLYGAMRAGATVIPINPIYTADEIHYILTNGDVKVVIALDVVMPTLMKLDGRLPNVEHIIICETPQGKEHGIVVPEKMKSFTNVLATGDVPFVGPELHDDDVAVILYTSGTTGKPKGAMLTHKNLYSNAQDVADYLKINEDDRVIATLPMFHVFCLTVALNAPLMNGGTVLILPKFSPGEVFKVAREQKATVFAGVPTMYNFLYQYPDGKVEDFAHMRLCISGGASMPVALLKNFEKKFQVIVSEGYGLSEASPVTCFNPLDRPRKPGSIGTSIMNVENKIVNELGEEVPVGELGELIVRGPNVMKGYYKMPEETAHTIRDGWLYTGDLAKMDEEGYFYIVDRKKDMIIVGGYNVYPREVEEVLYSHPDVVEAAVIGVPDPNFGEAVKCYVVSKNKQLTEQQLIAYCSEHLAKYKVPSSIEFLEELPKNTTGKILRRALKEQVISQSGAM, from the coding sequence ATGAATTTAGTTTCACGGTTACAGCAAATAGCTACGCAAAAGCCAGATAAGCAGGCGTATATGTTTGAACAAACATCAGCAACGTACGGTGAACTGAACGGGGCGATCATGAAATTTGCGAGCGGACTCGCGAAGCTTGGGGTAAACAAAGGGGATCATGTGGCGCTATTGTTAGGCAATTCACCGTATTTTATCGTCAGTTTATATGGCGCGATGCGTGCGGGGGCGACGGTGATTCCGATTAACCCTATTTATACGGCAGATGAAATTCATTACATTTTAACAAACGGCGATGTGAAAGTTGTCATTGCGCTTGATGTTGTCATGCCGACGTTGATGAAGCTTGACGGACGTTTACCGAATGTTGAGCACATCATCATTTGTGAAACACCGCAAGGAAAAGAACATGGCATCGTTGTGCCGGAAAAAATGAAATCGTTTACAAATGTGCTTGCGACAGGTGATGTACCGTTCGTCGGCCCAGAGCTTCACGATGATGATGTGGCGGTTATTTTATATACATCAGGAACGACTGGAAAACCAAAAGGAGCGATGTTGACACATAAAAATTTATACAGCAACGCCCAAGATGTCGCAGATTACTTAAAAATAAACGAAGATGATCGCGTCATTGCGACGTTGCCGATGTTTCATGTCTTTTGTTTGACGGTGGCGCTTAATGCCCCGCTTATGAACGGTGGAACGGTGCTTATTCTTCCGAAATTTAGCCCAGGGGAAGTATTTAAAGTGGCACGTGAACAAAAGGCAACTGTTTTTGCAGGTGTGCCGACGATGTATAACTTTTTATATCAATATCCAGACGGAAAAGTGGAAGATTTTGCGCATATGCGTTTATGTATTTCAGGCGGAGCATCGATGCCTGTTGCGTTATTGAAAAATTTCGAGAAAAAATTTCAAGTTATCGTTTCCGAAGGGTACGGACTGTCAGAAGCTTCGCCAGTCACATGTTTTAATCCGCTTGATCGTCCGCGTAAACCGGGCTCGATTGGGACGAGCATTATGAATGTTGAAAATAAAATCGTCAATGAATTAGGAGAAGAAGTGCCTGTTGGTGAATTGGGAGAACTGATCGTGCGTGGTCCGAATGTGATGAAAGGATATTATAAAATGCCAGAAGAAACCGCGCATACGATTCGTGACGGTTGGTTATATACAGGTGACTTAGCGAAAATGGATGAAGAAGGATATTTTTACATTGTTGATCGGAAAAAAGATATGATTATTGTTGGGGGATATAACGTATATCCGCGTGAAGTGGAAGAAGTACTTTACAGCCATCCGGATGTCGTGGAAGCCGCAGTTATCGGCGTGCCAGATCCGAATTTTGGAGAGGCGGTAAAATGTTATGTAGTAAGTAAAAATAAGCAGTTGACAGAACAACAGTTAATCGCTTATTGTAGCGAGCATTTGGCAAAATATAAAGTGCCAAGTTCGATTGAATTTTTAGAGGAATTGCCAAAAAATACAACAGGAAAAATTTTAAGACGTGCATTAAAAGAACAAGTCATCTCTCAGAGCGGTGCGATGTGA
- a CDS encoding ABC transporter substrate-binding protein, which translates to MKWVKTCSALLLAGSVLAGCAGEKTTTEKSEEKTYKVGVTQIVEHPSLDAAFNGFKKALEEKGLKVEYDVQIAQGDMNNNQTIANNFVADGVDLIFANSTPSALGALNATKDIPIVFTSVTDPVGAKLVQSMENPGGNVTGTTDTHPDAIPKTVQFIDQFVNGNRVGMIYNAGEQNSVAQMDAVEKAMEGTDLTIVPVSVSTSAEVKQAAESLVGKVDCFYVITDNTVVSALESVIQVANDQDLPLFVGELDSVKRGGFAAYGFDYYDIGYEAGVMAADILEGKKKPAELPVQYPQKLKLVINKKAAKEMGVEWRSEWDSMAEFIE; encoded by the coding sequence ATGAAGTGGGTAAAAACGTGTAGCGCGTTGTTGCTTGCAGGAAGTGTGCTAGCAGGATGCGCTGGAGAAAAAACAACAACAGAAAAAAGCGAGGAGAAAACATATAAAGTTGGTGTGACACAAATTGTCGAACATCCGTCGCTTGATGCGGCGTTTAACGGATTTAAAAAGGCGCTTGAAGAGAAAGGGTTAAAAGTCGAATACGATGTACAAATTGCACAAGGAGATATGAACAATAATCAAACGATTGCCAACAACTTTGTTGCCGATGGCGTCGATTTAATCTTCGCCAATTCTACACCGAGCGCGCTTGGCGCATTAAATGCGACGAAAGATATTCCGATCGTCTTTACGTCTGTGACAGATCCGGTTGGAGCGAAGCTTGTGCAATCGATGGAAAATCCAGGTGGAAATGTGACAGGGACAACAGATACGCATCCAGATGCTATTCCGAAAACGGTGCAATTTATTGATCAATTTGTGAATGGGAATCGCGTCGGCATGATTTACAACGCGGGCGAGCAAAACTCTGTGGCGCAAATGGATGCGGTGGAAAAAGCGATGGAAGGGACCGACTTAACGATCGTACCTGTTTCGGTGTCGACATCGGCGGAAGTGAAACAAGCGGCGGAATCGTTAGTTGGCAAAGTCGATTGTTTTTACGTCATTACGGACAATACGGTCGTTTCAGCGCTTGAGTCCGTCATTCAAGTCGCGAACGATCAAGATTTACCGCTTTTTGTCGGCGAATTAGATTCAGTGAAACGTGGCGGTTTCGCGGCGTACGGTTTTGACTACTACGATATTGGCTATGAAGCAGGAGTCATGGCAGCAGACATTTTAGAAGGGAAGAAAAAGCCAGCTGAACTTCCGGTACAATATCCGCAAAAATTGAAGCTTGTCATCAATAAAAAAGCAGCAAAAGAGATGGGTGTCGAGTGGCGTAGTGAATGGGATAGCATGGCGGAATTTATTGAATAA
- a CDS encoding ABC transporter permease yields the protein MITALFSSVEAGLLYALMALGVYISFRVLDFPDLTVDGSFVTGAAVASVLIVGGVNPFIASLAALCAGFFAGCATGLLHTKGKINPLLSGILMMIALYSINLRIMDKPNVPLLQQETVMTIIAKAFQRFDQALATIFPFVPKTWAIIVFGMLLVAVVKVVIDLFLKTEVGLALRAVGDNKKMIASFSGNTDRLTMVGLGLSNALVAFSGALIAQYSGFSDIGMGIGMIVIGLASVIIGEALFGAKTIVRATLAVILGAIVYRIVITLALRVQFLETGDVKLITAMIVILALVVPQMVAARAEKQRKARKRGAAVASTQTDYESV from the coding sequence ATGATTACAGCATTGTTTAGCTCAGTTGAAGCAGGATTGTTATATGCGCTTATGGCGCTCGGTGTGTATATATCGTTTCGCGTTTTAGATTTTCCTGATTTGACGGTGGACGGAAGTTTTGTGACGGGAGCGGCAGTCGCTTCCGTTCTCATCGTCGGTGGCGTCAATCCGTTTATTGCTTCGCTTGCGGCGCTTTGCGCTGGCTTTTTCGCAGGATGTGCGACAGGCCTTTTGCATACGAAGGGGAAAATTAATCCGTTATTATCAGGGATTTTAATGATGATCGCTTTATATTCGATTAACTTGCGCATTATGGATAAACCGAACGTCCCGCTTTTACAACAAGAAACGGTCATGACGATCATCGCAAAAGCGTTTCAACGTTTCGATCAAGCGTTGGCAACGATATTTCCTTTCGTTCCGAAAACGTGGGCGATTATTGTTTTTGGGATGTTGTTAGTCGCTGTAGTGAAAGTAGTCATTGACTTATTTTTGAAAACGGAAGTCGGTTTGGCGCTTCGTGCCGTCGGAGATAATAAAAAAATGATTGCTAGTTTTTCAGGAAACACGGACCGTTTAACAATGGTCGGCCTCGGCTTGTCAAACGCACTCGTCGCGTTTTCAGGGGCTCTTATTGCGCAATATAGCGGCTTTAGCGATATCGGCATGGGGATCGGCATGATCGTCATCGGTTTAGCGTCGGTCATTATCGGAGAAGCGTTATTTGGGGCGAAAACGATTGTGCGGGCGACGCTTGCGGTGATTTTAGGAGCCATTGTATATCGCATCGTCATTACGCTTGCGTTGCGCGTCCAATTTTTAGAGACGGGCGATGTGAAGCTGATTACAGCGATGATTGTCATTTTAGCGCTCGTCGTTCCGCAAATGGTAGCGGCGCGTGCCGAAAAACAGCGGAAAGCGAGAAAGCGAGGTGCAGCCGTTGCTTCAACTCAAACAGATTACGAAAGTGTTTAA
- a CDS encoding ABC transporter ATP-binding protein, which yields MLQLKQITKVFNEGTLDEKVALKHIELSLQPGDFVTIIGSNGAGKSTLMNIISGRLAPDTGEVVIDGKDVTTMSEHDRARYIGRVFQDPMAGTAPNMTIEENLAIAYNRTVKRTLRFGVTKKRREFFKETLATLQLGLENRLHAKVGLLSGGERQALSLLMATFTQPHVLLLDEHTAALDPARAKLITDLTKQIVETNRLTTLMVTHNMEQAVQLGNRLIMMDGGQIIFEASGEEKKKLTVASLLQEFQRIRGSQFASDRAVLV from the coding sequence TTGCTTCAACTCAAACAGATTACGAAAGTGTTTAACGAAGGAACGCTCGATGAAAAAGTGGCGTTAAAACATATCGAACTTTCGCTTCAGCCGGGCGATTTTGTAACGATTATCGGCAGCAACGGAGCGGGAAAATCGACGTTGATGAACATTATTTCAGGGAGACTGGCTCCAGATACAGGAGAAGTCGTAATTGACGGGAAGGACGTTACGACGATGAGTGAACATGATCGAGCGCGTTATATCGGTCGCGTCTTTCAAGATCCGATGGCAGGGACGGCACCGAACATGACGATTGAAGAAAATTTAGCGATCGCTTATAACCGAACGGTGAAGCGAACTCTTCGGTTCGGTGTGACGAAAAAGCGGCGCGAATTTTTTAAAGAAACGCTCGCGACGCTTCAGCTCGGATTAGAAAACCGTCTCCATGCGAAAGTCGGCTTGTTATCTGGTGGGGAACGGCAAGCGTTGTCACTTTTAATGGCGACATTTACGCAACCGCACGTGCTCCTTCTTGATGAACATACTGCGGCGTTAGATCCCGCGCGCGCGAAGTTAATTACAGATTTAACGAAACAAATTGTTGAAACGAATCGCTTGACGACGTTAATGGTGACGCACAATATGGAGCAAGCTGTCCAATTGGGCAATCGTCTCATTATGATGGACGGTGGACAAATTATTTTTGAAGCAAGTGGAGAAGAGAAGAAAAAGCTAACTGTTGCCTCTCTTCTTCAAGAGTTTCAACGCATTCGTGGCAGTCAATTTGCTAGCGATCGCGCCGTGCTTGTATAA
- a CDS encoding EAL domain-containing protein, with the protein MEEKIRLPHALFSNEQLLFQMMDQLFDIVFLMKVEKGPRFRYVRVSPTALHLANLSEEDMGKCIEDVYDEHVANHLNFQYIRACKTKSLVSFRDRMNVKDDIRFAESTLIPILNEKNEVSYIVACTREITDMLKKEEQLEEAQQLIDSLFTHSQEAFILFDLFGHIIRVNEETERLFGLQQKDIVGKTLFDVIPVYKENIHQTLQRLSEGKPLHAIRLTMKTRNGETIYVSVNASPLFNKDGNIIAGFASLLNITDLIQTQKQLQQSEKLHRHVVETFPKAIMICTDEQITYANAVALRMFKASTIEDVRNKPVHQWIHTVPEPTITAIDGETIPVQIDILPFPYETNRTELMIIKPSEPIVVHEKEKVYIDRTEFIEKLTDLLFTHEGVAVLLVDIHQFKFINSFLGHENGDELLKQVGMRLHNTIHPKAMWTRITGDQFAIALSYGSQEEVKQFANMIKEVLIEPYSIAQQQIRIGMHIGVGYAYDAKLCAETLLNNAEKALYFAKMEGTNVVKSYEPHMSNAFARKIQLENALPLAVENNELFLLYQPKINVRTRSCQVEALVRWKHPQFGFVSPAEFIPMAEETNVIYDIGKWVLRQACRDLAFLRQHTTGCMKIAVNLSAKQLLDEQLFEDIQHILQEEGCDASCFIFEITETTMIKNPEHVAKTLERLKQLGFSIAVDDFGVSYSSLEYLNRFPIDEVKIDRSFVQNIVNHDKSKEIVSAIISLAHNLQLTVTAEGVETAQQAQFLIEKQCEQLQGFYFSRPVSLEQLPSTIVSLQNIIKSPM; encoded by the coding sequence GTGGAAGAAAAAATACGCTTGCCACACGCTCTTTTCTCAAATGAACAGTTGCTATTTCAGATGATGGATCAATTGTTCGATATCGTTTTTTTAATGAAAGTGGAAAAAGGACCGCGGTTTCGCTACGTGCGCGTCAGTCCGACAGCCCTTCATTTAGCGAATTTAAGCGAAGAAGATATGGGAAAATGTATCGAAGATGTGTATGATGAACATGTCGCAAATCATTTAAACTTTCAATATATAAGAGCATGCAAAACAAAGTCGCTCGTCTCCTTTCGCGATCGGATGAACGTAAAAGATGACATACGCTTTGCGGAATCTACGTTAATTCCTATTTTGAACGAAAAAAATGAAGTATCATATATCGTCGCATGTACGCGTGAAATTACCGATATGCTAAAAAAAGAAGAACAGCTAGAAGAAGCACAACAATTAATTGATTCTTTATTTACCCACTCGCAAGAAGCTTTTATTTTATTCGATTTATTCGGACATATTATTCGCGTCAACGAAGAAACAGAACGTTTATTTGGATTGCAACAAAAAGACATTGTCGGGAAAACGCTTTTCGATGTCATTCCTGTATATAAAGAAAATATTCATCAAACGTTGCAACGATTAAGCGAAGGAAAACCATTGCACGCCATTCGCCTAACGATGAAAACAAGAAACGGTGAGACGATATACGTTTCTGTAAACGCATCTCCTTTATTCAACAAAGACGGAAACATTATCGCGGGCTTTGCTAGCCTTTTAAATATTACCGATCTCATTCAAACGCAAAAACAATTACAACAAAGTGAAAAATTACATCGTCATGTCGTAGAAACATTTCCTAAGGCGATTATGATTTGTACAGATGAACAAATCACGTATGCGAATGCAGTCGCCCTCCGTATGTTCAAAGCATCAACGATCGAAGACGTACGAAACAAGCCAGTCCACCAATGGATTCATACCGTTCCGGAGCCAACCATCACAGCAATCGACGGCGAAACAATTCCTGTACAAATCGACATCCTCCCGTTCCCGTACGAAACAAACAGGACTGAACTGATGATCATTAAACCAAGTGAACCGATCGTTGTACACGAAAAAGAAAAAGTATATATAGATCGAACAGAGTTTATAGAAAAGTTAACTGATCTTCTTTTTACGCACGAAGGTGTCGCCGTTCTGTTAGTTGATATACATCAATTTAAATTTATCAATAGCTTTCTCGGCCATGAAAATGGTGACGAGCTATTAAAACAAGTAGGCATGCGCCTTCACAACACGATACATCCAAAAGCGATGTGGACGCGAATAACGGGCGATCAATTTGCCATTGCTCTTTCGTACGGAAGCCAAGAAGAAGTAAAACAATTCGCCAACATGATAAAAGAAGTGCTCATCGAGCCTTATTCGATTGCTCAACAACAAATTCGCATCGGCATGCATATCGGTGTCGGCTACGCATACGATGCAAAATTATGTGCAGAAACGTTGTTAAACAATGCGGAAAAAGCGCTATATTTTGCGAAAATGGAAGGAACGAACGTCGTGAAATCGTACGAACCGCATATGTCGAACGCTTTTGCCCGAAAAATCCAGCTTGAAAACGCTCTTCCGCTCGCAGTAGAAAACAACGAGCTCTTTTTGCTCTACCAGCCGAAAATTAATGTCCGTACTCGTTCATGTCAGGTCGAAGCGCTCGTCCGTTGGAAACATCCTCAGTTCGGCTTTGTCAGTCCCGCTGAATTTATTCCAATGGCGGAAGAAACGAACGTCATTTACGACATCGGAAAATGGGTGTTGCGTCAAGCGTGTCGCGATCTTGCGTTTTTGCGCCAACATACAACGGGCTGTATGAAAATCGCTGTCAACTTATCAGCCAAACAATTGCTAGACGAACAACTATTTGAAGATATTCAACATATTTTACAAGAAGAAGGTTGCGACGCCTCTTGTTTTATATTTGAAATTACCGAAACAACAATGATTAAAAATCCTGAACATGTTGCAAAAACGTTAGAACGTTTAAAACAGCTCGGTTTTTCCATTGCCGTAGACGACTTTGGCGTCAGCTACTCGTCGCTTGAATATTTAAATCGCTTCCCCATTGATGAAGTGAAAATTGATCGTTCATTCGTTCAAAACATCGTCAATCATGACAAAAGTAAAGAAATTGTCAGCGCCATTATTTCGCTTGCGCACAATTTACAGCTAACGGTGACGGCCGAAGGAGTCGAAACAGCGCAGCAAGCGCAGTTTTTAATTGAAAAACAGTGCGAACAATTACAAGGATTTTATTTTAGCCGTCCGGTCTCGCTTGAACAACTTCCAAGCACAATCGTATCATTACAAAACATAATAAAATCCCCGATGTAA